Proteins encoded together in one Chitinophaga sp. LS1 window:
- a CDS encoding PQQ-dependent sugar dehydrogenase, with protein MNKAFTLATVALTSLLTSFGPGVPGTTVTPDADNAGLKLPSGFGALVATEGLGHARHLTVTPEGDLYVKVEGTRNKGNTIWYLQDTNGDGKIDNKTSFFKYDGTGIEVKGNYLYASSNTDVYRFKLNNKHQVMDTSKAEVIVTGLINRHQHEAKAFKLDNDGNLYVNIGAYSNSCQTKDRTKGSLGMQPCPVLDSAGGIWQFKADKLNQTYGDGVRYATGLRNVVGLDWNTQLNQLFVMQHGRDQLHDLFPDIYDEKQSAELPAECMYALHKGSDCGWPYIYYDQFQHKKILAPEYGGDGKKTGGDHIQDPAAAYPGHMAPNDMLFYTGNMFPEKYRNGAFIAFHGSWNRAPEPQKGYFVVFQPFKDGKPAGDWEVFAEGFAGPGEIKSPGQAQHRPCGLAQGPDGSLYVSDDVKGTVYRIIYKK; from the coding sequence ATGAACAAAGCATTCACTCTGGCTACTGTAGCACTTACCAGCCTCCTCACCAGCTTCGGCCCCGGTGTACCTGGTACTACCGTAACCCCTGATGCAGACAATGCAGGTCTGAAACTCCCTTCCGGTTTCGGCGCCCTGGTAGCAACTGAAGGCCTCGGCCACGCACGCCACCTGACCGTCACCCCCGAAGGCGACCTCTATGTAAAAGTAGAAGGCACCCGCAATAAAGGAAATACTATCTGGTATCTGCAGGACACCAACGGCGATGGTAAAATTGACAATAAGACCAGCTTCTTCAAATACGACGGCACTGGTATCGAAGTGAAAGGCAACTACTTATATGCCTCTTCCAACACCGACGTGTACCGCTTTAAACTTAATAACAAACACCAGGTGATGGATACCTCCAAAGCTGAAGTCATCGTCACTGGCCTCATCAACCGTCACCAGCACGAAGCAAAAGCATTCAAGCTCGACAACGATGGCAACCTGTACGTGAACATCGGTGCTTACTCCAATTCCTGCCAGACAAAAGACCGTACCAAGGGGTCCCTCGGTATGCAACCTTGTCCGGTCCTGGATTCTGCCGGGGGCATCTGGCAGTTCAAAGCGGACAAACTTAACCAGACCTACGGCGATGGCGTTCGCTATGCCACCGGTCTGCGCAACGTGGTGGGGCTTGACTGGAACACGCAGCTGAACCAGCTGTTTGTGATGCAGCATGGCCGTGACCAGCTGCATGACCTTTTCCCTGACATATACGACGAAAAGCAATCTGCCGAACTGCCTGCTGAGTGCATGTACGCCCTGCACAAAGGTTCTGACTGTGGTTGGCCATATATCTACTACGACCAGTTCCAGCACAAGAAGATCCTCGCCCCTGAATACGGTGGCGATGGCAAAAAGACAGGTGGAGATCACATTCAGGATCCCGCTGCAGCTTATCCGGGTCATATGGCACCGAATGATATGCTGTTCTACACAGGCAACATGTTCCCTGAAAAGTATCGCAACGGTGCCTTCATCGCCTTCCATGGATCCTGGAACCGTGCTCCTGAACCTCAGAAAGGTTATTTCGTAGTATTCCAGCCATTCAAAGATGGCAAACCTGCCGGCGACTGGGAAGTCTTTGCTGAAGGATTTGCAGGTCCTGGTGAAATCAAATCTCCAGGCCAAGCGCAACACCGTCCATGCGGACTGGCACAGGGCCCTGATGGCTCCCTGTATGTATCTGACGATGTGAAAGGAACCGTGTACCGGATTATATATAAAAAGTAG
- a CDS encoding RagB/SusD family nutrient uptake outer membrane protein, with protein sequence MKYICLLLLLTTAACNTDFLNTRPLGEATSDDVWTDPALAEAYVNDIYNGLGNGGFPETMLSSATDETMFTHNYGMKNMVESTISPTDAEYVNSRGAFQWGTMYLRIRACNNFFANISKVTFDKQLQAARLRGEVFFLRAWFYQQLVRSFGGVPLVDQVYSLADADYSIARNTFEECVDHIVKDCDSAAYYLHGTESVSVKGRATEGAALALKSRILLYAASDLHDIPTAKSKSATIAAAAQPELLGYTSGDRNSRWQKALDAAKAVMDLGTYSLASPDPASAEEATTNYQAMFLKDNTESIFSRYFVNAKSEAGGQIGLYNGLNGYHNWSGNTPTQLLIDDYEMSDGSSFDWNNATQKANPYQNRDPRFYATILYDGANWRQRPTDVADMDPANQVQAGSYEVWDGSKAISNPGLDTRQGPIEDWNGSFTGYYFKKFIDPAVDAQYFRQEVPWPFFRYTEIILNYAEALMELGQEGEARTYLNMIRKRAAMPDITSSGAVLKADYQHEREIEMVFEEQRFFDVRRWMIAPATIGRALRGINVQGKLKAGSQVTLYKYDPANYDYTYTPVTLVNENRLWLDKMYFMPIQRDEINRNNKLVQNPGF encoded by the coding sequence ATGAAATATATATGCTTATTATTGTTGCTGACAACAGCAGCCTGTAATACAGACTTCCTGAATACCAGGCCTTTGGGAGAGGCTACTTCAGATGATGTATGGACTGATCCTGCGCTGGCCGAAGCGTATGTCAATGATATTTATAATGGTCTGGGAAATGGTGGTTTCCCTGAAACGATGTTGTCTTCTGCAACAGATGAAACCATGTTTACGCATAACTATGGTATGAAAAATATGGTCGAGTCTACCATTAGCCCCACTGATGCAGAATATGTAAATAGCCGTGGTGCATTCCAGTGGGGAACGATGTATCTGCGTATACGTGCGTGCAATAATTTCTTTGCGAATATATCGAAGGTGACCTTTGATAAACAATTGCAGGCAGCGCGTTTGAGAGGAGAAGTGTTCTTTCTGCGTGCATGGTTTTATCAGCAGCTGGTGCGGAGTTTTGGAGGTGTGCCTTTGGTAGATCAGGTGTATAGTTTAGCTGATGCAGATTATAGTATAGCAAGAAATACATTTGAAGAATGTGTGGATCACATCGTGAAAGATTGTGACTCCGCTGCATATTATCTGCATGGTACAGAATCGGTATCGGTAAAAGGTCGTGCCACGGAAGGTGCGGCGCTGGCTCTCAAATCCCGTATCTTATTATATGCAGCGAGTGATCTGCATGATATACCGACAGCGAAAAGTAAATCGGCTACCATTGCAGCTGCTGCACAACCTGAGTTATTAGGTTATACATCCGGTGATCGTAACAGTCGCTGGCAGAAAGCGCTCGATGCGGCAAAGGCGGTAATGGATCTCGGTACATATTCCTTAGCTTCTCCTGATCCGGCTTCTGCTGAGGAAGCCACTACTAACTATCAGGCGATGTTCCTGAAGGATAATACAGAAAGTATCTTCTCCCGTTATTTTGTAAATGCCAAGTCAGAAGCAGGTGGGCAGATTGGGTTGTACAATGGATTAAATGGGTATCATAACTGGTCGGGAAATACACCTACACAGTTATTGATTGATGATTACGAAATGAGTGATGGTAGCTCTTTTGATTGGAATAATGCGACACAAAAGGCAAACCCATACCAGAATCGTGATCCCCGCTTTTATGCAACGATTTTGTATGATGGTGCTAACTGGCGCCAGCGCCCTACAGATGTGGCGGATATGGATCCGGCCAATCAGGTGCAGGCAGGTAGCTATGAAGTATGGGATGGATCGAAGGCCATTTCCAATCCAGGCCTGGATACCCGCCAGGGGCCTATAGAAGACTGGAATGGTAGTTTCACAGGCTATTATTTTAAGAAATTCATCGACCCTGCTGTAGATGCACAATATTTCAGACAGGAAGTGCCCTGGCCATTTTTCAGGTATACTGAGATCATTCTCAACTATGCAGAAGCACTGATGGAATTAGGACAGGAAGGAGAGGCGCGTACTTACCTGAACATGATCCGGAAAAGGGCGGCCATGCCTGATATCACCTCTTCTGGTGCGGTGCTGAAAGCAGATTACCAGCATGAACGCGAAATAGAAATGGTGTTTGAAGAACAACGTTTTTTTGATGTAAGACGTTGGATGATTGCACCAGCTACCATTGGTCGTGCGCTGAGAGGGATCAATGTACAGGGAAAACTTAAGGCGGGGAGCCAGGTGACCTTGTATAAGTATGATCCGGCTAATTATGATTATACCTATACCCCTGTTACACTGGTCAATGAGAACAGGTTGTGGCTGGATAAGATGTATTTTATGCCAATTCAAAGGGATGAGATCAATAGAAATAACAAATTAGTACAGAATCCGGGTTTTTAA
- a CDS encoding TonB-dependent receptor gives MKNLLLFRGWLCYALSVLFYCSVIQAQDLPLKGRVVDKTNAPVIGATIKVDGTSKGTTTTPEGTFTLPVAKGSKITVSAIGYLPQTLTVNGAVIDVSLEADTKGLSEVVVVGYGAQKKEAVSGAITSVKGADLIKSPATNLSNSISGRMPGVTAMQNSGEPGYDGSTLRIRGSNTLGNNDPLVVIDGVANRVGGLERINPVDIESISVLKDASAAIYGARAANGVILVTTKRGKSGKPQLAYSFNQGWSQPTHIPDMSNAPEYAQLRDELSLYRDVPATEWNNAWSVYQQHGTYTSPSTNKTWDVAFGLDEIQKYKDGSDPWLYPNTNWYKSTFKTWSPQSNHSLQMSGGSENVKYLTSFGYQSQDAYYKHSATGYNQYSLRVNLDAKVNKYMNVAVDLMGREENRHFPTRSASDIFRMLMRGKPTEPAFWPNGLPGPDIEYGNNPVVITTDQTGYDKDRRYYVQSNARLDIIIPWVEGLKLSGNIAYDKYLKRTKDWMTPWYLYTWDKKTYEDDGKTPLLIKSKRGTDQASLSQGTEDQTNLLLRGLLTYDHTFNKDHTVNMVFGIEKETVNFDDFGASRKYFLSSLIDQLSAGGDAEKDNYGGAWDRARLNYFGRAAYNYKEKYLAEFVWRYDGSYMFPASSRFGFFPGIMAGWRISEENFWKNNVKIINYLKLRASWGKLGNDQIYFDDDGDGTLTLQEYQYYATYGFNSYILGGNVVKSLYEARMPNPFITWEVANNYNVGLDGALLNSRLYFELDAFMNKRTGILVRRNASVPQTTGMTLPAENIGKVDNKGFEFRIGYTDKIGPDFRYDISVNGGYSKNKIIFWDEAPGAPSRQRSTGRPMNTALYYEYDGVFKDFDDINKNTIDYSALTNNLKPGDMKFKDIDGNGKIDGDDKVRNDKSTQPTFTGGVNISLQYKGFDMAVLIQGATGGGLAINTESGEIGNFTKDYYDHRWSPDHPSSVDPRVNDRNDTYWATGNTYWFRKTNYIRLKNLEIGYSLSDLIKKRSGINGLRIYANCLNLFTLDKLGILDPESVNGNGQYYPQARVINAGFTLTL, from the coding sequence ATGAAAAATTTGCTCCTCTTCCGGGGCTGGCTTTGCTATGCCCTGAGCGTGCTTTTTTATTGTAGCGTTATACAGGCACAAGATCTCCCTCTCAAAGGGCGTGTCGTAGACAAAACAAATGCGCCTGTCATCGGCGCCACCATCAAAGTAGATGGCACCTCAAAAGGTACTACCACAACCCCCGAAGGCACTTTTACCCTGCCCGTAGCCAAAGGGTCGAAAATCACTGTCAGCGCTATCGGCTATCTGCCGCAGACACTCACCGTTAATGGAGCAGTTATCGATGTCTCCCTCGAAGCTGATACCAAAGGCCTGAGTGAAGTCGTCGTAGTAGGTTACGGCGCCCAGAAAAAAGAAGCCGTTTCCGGCGCTATCACCAGTGTAAAAGGTGCGGACCTCATCAAGTCGCCCGCTACGAATTTATCCAATTCCATTTCCGGTCGTATGCCAGGTGTCACTGCTATGCAGAACAGCGGTGAACCAGGGTATGATGGTTCCACACTACGCATTCGTGGTTCCAACACCCTGGGGAATAATGATCCCCTCGTCGTGATCGATGGTGTGGCCAACCGCGTGGGTGGATTGGAAAGAATTAACCCCGTGGATATCGAAAGTATCTCCGTTTTAAAAGATGCCTCGGCTGCCATTTATGGCGCCCGCGCTGCAAATGGTGTTATCCTTGTTACGACCAAAAGAGGGAAATCCGGTAAGCCCCAGCTGGCCTATTCATTCAACCAGGGATGGTCTCAACCTACTCACATTCCCGATATGTCCAATGCCCCTGAGTATGCACAGTTGCGTGATGAGCTCAGTCTGTACAGGGATGTACCGGCTACAGAATGGAACAATGCATGGAGTGTATACCAACAGCATGGCACTTACACTTCTCCTTCTACCAACAAGACCTGGGATGTAGCCTTTGGTCTGGATGAAATCCAGAAATACAAAGATGGATCTGACCCCTGGTTATACCCCAATACCAACTGGTATAAGTCTACTTTCAAAACCTGGTCTCCACAATCCAATCATAGCCTGCAAATGTCTGGTGGTTCTGAAAATGTAAAGTACCTCACCTCGTTTGGGTACCAGTCACAGGACGCTTATTACAAACACTCTGCTACCGGTTATAATCAGTACAGCCTCCGCGTAAATCTCGATGCAAAGGTCAATAAGTACATGAACGTAGCTGTAGACCTGATGGGCAGAGAAGAAAACCGTCATTTTCCTACACGTAGCGCCAGCGACATTTTTCGGATGCTCATGCGTGGAAAGCCTACAGAGCCGGCATTCTGGCCAAATGGTCTGCCCGGACCTGATATTGAATATGGTAACAATCCTGTTGTAATCACCACCGACCAAACCGGTTATGACAAAGATCGTCGTTACTATGTACAGAGCAATGCACGACTCGACATCATCATTCCATGGGTAGAAGGATTGAAGCTGAGCGGTAACATCGCTTACGATAAATACCTGAAGCGTACCAAAGACTGGATGACGCCCTGGTACCTATATACCTGGGATAAGAAAACTTATGAAGACGATGGTAAAACACCCTTGCTGATCAAAAGCAAAAGAGGGACAGATCAGGCCAGCCTTTCACAAGGTACTGAGGACCAGACGAATCTGTTGCTAAGAGGCTTGCTCACTTATGATCATACTTTTAATAAAGATCATACTGTAAACATGGTATTTGGTATAGAAAAAGAAACTGTCAACTTCGACGATTTCGGTGCTTCCCGCAAATACTTTCTTTCCAGTTTGATTGACCAACTTAGTGCAGGTGGTGATGCAGAAAAAGATAACTATGGAGGTGCATGGGATCGCGCGCGCTTAAATTATTTTGGTCGTGCGGCATACAATTACAAAGAGAAATACCTCGCTGAATTTGTATGGAGATATGATGGTTCGTACATGTTCCCAGCTTCTTCCCGTTTCGGTTTCTTCCCAGGTATCATGGCAGGGTGGCGTATTTCAGAAGAGAACTTCTGGAAGAACAATGTGAAAATCATCAACTACCTCAAGCTCCGTGCATCGTGGGGTAAACTGGGTAATGACCAGATCTATTTTGATGATGATGGAGATGGTACGCTTACGCTGCAGGAATATCAATACTACGCTACTTATGGTTTCAATAGTTATATTCTTGGTGGCAATGTGGTGAAATCACTCTATGAAGCACGTATGCCTAACCCCTTCATAACCTGGGAAGTAGCGAATAATTACAACGTTGGTTTAGATGGTGCATTATTGAACAGCAGACTTTACTTTGAATTGGATGCATTCATGAATAAACGTACCGGTATCCTCGTTAGAAGGAATGCTTCTGTGCCACAAACCACTGGTATGACACTACCTGCAGAGAACATTGGTAAGGTCGATAACAAAGGCTTTGAATTCCGCATTGGTTATACCGACAAGATCGGTCCTGATTTCAGGTACGATATCAGCGTAAACGGTGGTTATTCTAAAAACAAGATCATTTTCTGGGATGAAGCACCCGGCGCACCCAGCAGGCAAAGGTCTACAGGCCGTCCTATGAACACGGCGCTCTACTATGAATATGATGGCGTATTCAAAGATTTTGATGATATAAACAAAAATACAATCGATTACAGCGCCCTGACCAATAACCTCAAGCCGGGCGATATGAAGTTTAAAGATATAGATGGGAATGGTAAAATTGATGGCGATGACAAGGTAAGGAATGATAAGAGTACTCAGCCAACATTTACAGGTGGTGTCAACATCAGTTTACAATACAAGGGCTTTGATATGGCCGTATTGATACAAGGCGCTACCGGTGGTGGGCTGGCCATCAACACAGAATCCGGTGAGATCGGCAACTTCACAAAAGATTATTACGATCATCGCTGGAGTCCTGATCATCCCAGTTCTGTAGATCCTCGTGTCAATGACAGAAATGATACCTATTGGGCTACTGGTAATACGTACTGGTTCAGAAAAACAAATTATATCAGATTGAAAAACCTTGAAATCGGTTACAGTTTATCTGACTTAATAAAGAAGCGTTCAGGCATAAATGGACTGCGCATTTATGCGAATTGTCTGAACCTTTTTACGCTGGATAAATTAGGTATCCTGGATCCTGAATCCGTGAATGGAAATGGCCAGTATTATCCACAGGCCAGAGTGATCAATGCCGGTTTTACATTAACGCTTTAA
- a CDS encoding carbohydrate-binding protein produces the protein MRPILCLFFIIAQLIVRGQSQSSPPAASPPPAATPVATASPTGGGPGNTPPPPATPAPVVRKGNFETEFKMKSGSYLGFGQVNLGLGEVAVRVTVFCENKQSKGSRLEFRINSPKGKKSRRIGTLKIPYTGDTTYALKMTGNSKYSFGVHDLYLVARGSQFSITAISFETDY, from the coding sequence ATGAGGCCTATCCTATGTCTATTTTTTATTATCGCGCAGTTGATCGTCAGGGGACAATCACAATCGTCGCCTCCGGCTGCATCACCACCACCGGCAGCAACGCCTGTCGCAACGGCATCTCCTACTGGAGGTGGACCGGGCAACACGCCTCCGCCACCAGCTACTCCTGCGCCAGTAGTAAGAAAAGGAAACTTTGAAACTGAATTTAAAATGAAATCAGGGAGCTACCTTGGTTTCGGACAAGTAAATCTGGGGCTGGGGGAAGTGGCAGTCAGAGTGACTGTTTTTTGTGAAAACAAACAATCAAAAGGCTCCAGACTCGAATTTAGAATAAACAGCCCTAAAGGAAAGAAAAGTCGTCGTATAGGTACCCTGAAGATCCCATATACCGGAGACACAACATATGCGCTCAAAATGACGGGCAATTCCAAATACTCATTTGGTGTACATGACCTCTACCTCGTAGCGAGGGGAAGCCAGTTCAGTATTACTGCTATTTCGTTCGAGACGGATTATTAA
- a CDS encoding CheR family methyltransferase, which translates to MPDMHQDAESNRRRIGAGPNAALKGILSILSEFSGVDFLQYKLSTITRRLQRRMSLMNIPGFEEYLTLIKDNENEQNVVFAELLIHVSSFFRDPGSFEYLFRTILPQVTRQAVDGDDQVRIWVAGCATGEEAYSIAICLYEIMGHDNFTEKVKIFATDLSDAVIASARKALYPKTQMGGVSDARLEKFFREVEQGYEVVSYIRDVCVFASHNMLTDPPFAKLNLISCRNVLIYMQPVLQKKMLSIFNYALKDKGFLWLGKSETNRSPDLFEMPSKKTKIYLKKNVDKWTLRSAFPTNKKIKHMTPSFDQERDENVDAQKAADSIILSMFAPSAVLLNEQFDIIEFRGITLQFFEHGPGKASLNILKLAHRDLVHSLRSALNQAQTGKRNVKKEGITISVVSGQLTVGFEIVPIVNLHETYYLVIFNHQSPDQYAADTKRTEPVTESTDDKTLRVLQMEKEVQRYKDELRAVAEAYEATNEELQSANEELKSLNEELEVSQEELQVINDELSTRNNDLLERNNQLNNARLYAEAIVNTVHESLVILDANIRVVSANASFYRVFKIDRKETEGKIFYELGNKQWNNSDLRSLLENLHSSRTPFINYELTHKFNTIGERTMLLNGQLITSQDLREDLILLAIEDISEVREARERIARKQEQVRNNEERLRLALDGTKTGTWEFNPATREILLSDRSRELLNISSDAPVEYDTFIKAIHPLDVEGVQGSIQAALAGIDNGQINIDFRITASEDRIKWISCKAQVFFEERIASRILGVVTDVTESKQYQRHLQDVNNRLNFALETGKLGSWELNVETGILECNELCKANYGLSANAVVTIDKLLQAIHAEDRNRVMKALDIALATQTPFSEEYRIKGHDPVIRWVMARGQSVLDEQTGVRHMIGITQDITERKQAQLHLQQSEAYFRMIADTAPAMIWIAEKDGSFSFFNKAWQKYTGRSMDQDKDKGWYDIMHPDDIDKWKINFSRSSRDRRNFYAEFRLKRQDGSYHWLSCSGIPRFIAQDEFVGFIGACVDIDDQKMVEDALERKVRERTIALEEANANLSKRNHELEQFVFITSHDLQEPLRKIRLFADMLESVKPDNNKIDTRLYLGKVKQSAIRMSDLIRDLIAYSRLELGENAFLPVDLNLIVANVTEDFELLIREKQAQMEISELPVLDAVPLQMNQLFYNLIGNALKFSNPNDSCRITISAKKLTATDMNDYPHLSKNTSWYRIVVADNGIGFNQSYADKLFVIFQRLNQKEKFEGTGIGLALCRKIMDIHNGDIQAFGVEQQGAAFHIIIPEIQQ; encoded by the coding sequence ATGCCTGACATGCATCAAGATGCTGAGAGTAACCGGAGACGAATCGGTGCGGGGCCCAATGCTGCATTAAAAGGTATCCTATCTATCCTGTCAGAATTTTCAGGAGTAGATTTCTTGCAGTACAAGCTTTCCACCATTACAAGACGGTTACAACGCAGGATGTCATTAATGAACATTCCAGGTTTTGAAGAGTATCTAACATTAATAAAAGATAATGAGAACGAACAGAATGTAGTATTTGCTGAACTTTTAATTCATGTATCGTCGTTTTTTCGGGACCCCGGCAGTTTTGAATATCTCTTCAGAACTATCTTGCCACAGGTAACCCGGCAGGCAGTTGATGGGGACGACCAGGTACGTATCTGGGTGGCCGGTTGCGCCACTGGAGAAGAAGCCTATTCTATTGCCATCTGTCTCTATGAAATCATGGGGCACGACAACTTCACCGAAAAGGTAAAAATCTTTGCCACCGATCTCTCCGATGCTGTGATAGCCTCAGCCAGAAAAGCCCTTTATCCTAAAACACAGATGGGAGGCGTTTCTGATGCCAGGCTGGAAAAGTTTTTCAGAGAAGTAGAACAGGGATACGAAGTAGTTAGTTATATCCGCGACGTGTGTGTATTTGCATCTCACAATATGCTCACTGATCCACCATTTGCTAAACTGAATCTCATCAGTTGCCGCAATGTATTGATATACATGCAACCCGTACTACAAAAAAAAATGCTCAGCATTTTCAACTACGCGCTGAAAGATAAAGGGTTCCTCTGGCTGGGCAAATCTGAAACCAACCGCTCGCCCGACCTGTTTGAAATGCCTTCGAAAAAGACGAAGATCTATTTAAAAAAGAACGTAGATAAGTGGACGCTGAGAAGTGCGTTCCCCACTAATAAAAAAATCAAGCACATGACACCCAGCTTCGACCAGGAAAGAGATGAAAATGTAGATGCACAGAAGGCAGCTGATAGTATTATACTTTCCATGTTTGCTCCGTCGGCTGTATTACTCAACGAACAATTTGACATTATCGAATTCCGTGGTATAACCCTGCAGTTTTTCGAGCACGGGCCAGGTAAAGCCAGTCTGAATATCCTGAAACTAGCCCACAGAGATCTGGTACATAGTCTGCGCAGTGCCCTGAACCAGGCTCAAACAGGCAAAAGAAATGTAAAGAAAGAAGGGATCACCATCTCGGTTGTTTCCGGCCAACTCACCGTTGGCTTTGAGATCGTGCCTATCGTCAACCTGCACGAGACTTACTACCTGGTGATCTTTAATCATCAGTCTCCTGACCAATACGCCGCTGATACGAAGAGGACAGAACCTGTCACCGAAAGCACGGATGACAAGACACTGCGCGTATTGCAAATGGAAAAGGAAGTGCAACGCTACAAAGACGAACTGCGCGCTGTAGCCGAAGCATACGAGGCGACCAACGAAGAACTGCAATCTGCCAATGAAGAGCTGAAAAGTCTGAATGAGGAACTGGAAGTCTCGCAGGAAGAACTACAGGTGATCAACGATGAACTGAGTACCCGCAACAACGACCTGCTGGAACGAAATAACCAGTTGAATAACGCGCGGCTGTATGCAGAAGCCATCGTCAATACCGTACATGAATCACTCGTCATCCTGGATGCAAATATCCGCGTAGTAAGTGCCAACGCTTCTTTTTATCGCGTCTTCAAAATAGACAGAAAGGAAACCGAAGGCAAGATCTTCTACGAACTGGGTAATAAACAATGGAACAATTCCGACCTGCGTTCCCTACTCGAAAACCTGCATTCTTCCAGAACGCCGTTTATCAATTACGAACTCACTCACAAATTCAATACAATAGGAGAGCGTACCATGCTGCTGAATGGTCAGCTCATTACCTCCCAGGATCTCAGGGAAGACCTGATTCTGCTGGCTATCGAAGATATCTCCGAGGTCAGGGAAGCGCGTGAACGGATCGCCCGGAAGCAGGAACAGGTGCGTAACAACGAAGAGCGTTTACGCCTGGCCCTGGATGGTACAAAAACCGGTACCTGGGAATTCAACCCCGCTACCAGAGAAATATTATTATCCGACAGAAGCCGCGAATTACTCAATATCAGCAGTGATGCACCTGTAGAATATGATACCTTCATCAAAGCGATCCATCCATTGGACGTAGAAGGCGTACAAGGCTCTATACAGGCCGCACTGGCAGGCATTGACAATGGACAGATCAATATCGATTTCCGTATTACAGCCAGCGAAGACAGGATCAAATGGATCTCCTGCAAGGCGCAGGTATTCTTTGAAGAACGCATCGCCAGCCGCATTTTAGGTGTGGTGACAGATGTTACGGAATCCAAACAATACCAGCGTCATTTACAGGACGTGAACAACCGCCTGAACTTTGCCCTGGAAACGGGCAAATTAGGCTCATGGGAGCTCAATGTTGAAACAGGCATCCTGGAGTGCAATGAACTATGTAAAGCAAATTATGGCCTGTCTGCAAACGCTGTAGTGACCATAGACAAACTCCTGCAGGCCATTCATGCCGAAGACCGGAACCGTGTCATGAAGGCTCTGGATATTGCACTGGCAACCCAAACACCGTTTTCAGAAGAATACAGGATCAAAGGCCATGACCCTGTAATACGCTGGGTCATGGCCCGGGGACAATCTGTACTCGACGAACAAACTGGTGTGAGACACATGATCGGTATCACCCAGGATATCACGGAACGCAAGCAGGCTCAATTACACCTGCAACAAAGCGAAGCCTACTTCAGGATGATTGCCGATACCGCACCTGCCATGATCTGGATCGCGGAAAAAGATGGCTCCTTCTCCTTCTTCAACAAGGCGTGGCAAAAATACACAGGTCGCTCCATGGACCAGGATAAGGACAAAGGCTGGTACGACATTATGCATCCGGATGATATCGATAAATGGAAGATCAACTTTAGCCGTTCCTCCCGCGACAGACGAAATTTCTATGCTGAGTTCCGTTTGAAAAGACAGGATGGCAGCTATCATTGGTTATCCTGCTCCGGTATTCCCCGCTTTATAGCGCAGGATGAATTCGTAGGATTTATTGGCGCCTGTGTAGACATCGACGATCAGAAAATGGTGGAAGATGCGCTGGAAAGAAAAGTGCGCGAGCGTACCATCGCCCTGGAAGAGGCCAATGCAAACCTCTCCAAACGAAACCACGAACTTGAACAATTTGTATTCATCACCAGTCATGACCTGCAGGAACCGCTGAGAAAGATCCGCCTCTTTGCAGACATGCTCGAAAGTGTAAAGCCTGACAACAATAAAATTGATACCAGGTTGTACCTGGGCAAGGTCAAACAATCTGCCATCCGCATGTCGGACCTGATCCGTGACCTGATTGCATATTCCCGCCTGGAACTGGGCGAAAATGCCTTCCTGCCTGTGGACCTAAACCTGATCGTAGCCAATGTGACGGAAGATTTTGAACTCCTGATCAGGGAAAAACAGGCACAAATGGAAATCAGCGAACTACCCGTACTGGATGCCGTGCCATTGCAAATGAACCAGTTGTTCTACAACCTGATCGGCAATGCCCTGAAATTCTCGAATCCAAACGATTCCTGCCGCATCACCATCAGTGCCAAAAAGCTGACGGCCACGGACATGAACGATTACCCACACCTGAGTAAAAATACCTCCTGGTACCGGATCGTGGTGGCAGATAATGGCATCGGATTTAACCAGTCTTATGCCGATAAATTGTTTGTGATCTTCCAGCGGCTGAACCAGAAGGAAAAATTCGAGGGTACCGGTATCGGACTGGCATTATGCCGCAAGATCATGGACATCCATAACGGTGATATTCAAGCATTTGGGGTAGAACAACAGGGCGCTGCCTTTCACATCATTATACCAGAAATACAACAATAA